A single genomic interval of Streptococcus oralis subsp. dentisani harbors:
- a CDS encoding septum formation initiator family protein, protein MSKNIVQMNNSFIQNEHQRRRYLMKERQKRNRFMGWVLILMILLFILPTYNLAQSYNQLLQRRQQLTELKEQYQTLSDEKDKESAFAAKLKDEDYVAKYARAKYYYSKKREAIYTIPDLLPR, encoded by the coding sequence ATGTCTAAAAATATTGTACAGATGAATAATTCTTTTATTCAAAATGAACATCAACGTCGTCGTTACCTGATGAAGGAGAGACAAAAACGAAATCGTTTTATGGGTTGGGTCCTTATTTTGATGATTTTGTTGTTTATTTTACCAACTTATAACTTGGCTCAAAGCTATAATCAGTTATTACAACGCCGCCAGCAATTGACAGAGTTGAAAGAGCAGTACCAAACTCTTAGTGATGAAAAGGATAAGGAATCTGCTTTTGCTGCAAAGTTGAAAGATGAAGACTATGTAGCAAAATATGCACGCGCCAAGTACTATTACTCAAAGAAACGAGAAGCAATTTATACAATTCCTGATTTGCTTCCGAGGTAA
- a CDS encoding RNA-binding S4 domain-containing protein: MRLDKYLKVSRIIKRRTVAKEVADKGRIKVNGILAKSSTDLKVDDQVEIRFGNKLLLVKVLEMKDSTKKEDAAGMYEILSETRVEENV, translated from the coding sequence ATGAGATTAGACAAGTATTTAAAAGTATCACGAATTATTAAGCGTCGCACGGTCGCAAAAGAAGTAGCAGATAAAGGTAGAATCAAGGTGAACGGAATCTTGGCCAAAAGTTCAACGGATTTAAAAGTTGATGACCAAGTTGAAATTCGCTTTGGAAATAAGTTGTTGCTTGTTAAAGTACTAGAGATGAAAGATAGTACAAAAAAAGAAGATGCAGCAGGCATGTATGAAATTCTCAGTGAAACACGGGTAGAAGAAAATGTCTAA
- a CDS encoding serine hydrolase: MRKFLVVLSLLSVFIITSRVVSTEKQLPYSSQEIYYLTESDYGFYYKEPLESPMVYGETAVYANEDLVKESGKLTSETTFKIVEWRLNRQGIPVFKLNNHQFIVADKRLIYDQSQVQTQNRQVWLEPGFVIYNSPYGAKEISSTSLSPYQLVTVDRTLFAEGQEFLHINQVGWVSKEFVSEEDNRIQKVQEVLSNNYQNENYSIYVKQLSTGKEAGVNEDSKLYAASILKLAYLYYAQDKINKGDYTLDSSFKYVSEVNNFPGSYKPEGSGSLPKTGDNKDYSLQQLITKVTKESDNVAHNILGYYVTNQSDGVFKEKMSTIMGEDWDVNDKLTSSKMAGKVMEAIYNQNGFVLESLSKTNFDNQRIAKGVSVKVAHKIGDADEFKHDTAIVFTDSPFVLSIFTKNSDYDTIAKIAKDVYEVLK; encoded by the coding sequence ATGCGTAAGTTCTTAGTAGTGTTATCACTACTATCTGTTTTTATCATAACTTCAAGAGTAGTTAGCACAGAAAAACAGCTTCCTTACTCTTCACAAGAAATTTATTATCTAACTGAGTCTGATTATGGATTTTACTATAAAGAACCTCTTGAATCGCCAATGGTTTATGGAGAAACAGCTGTCTATGCTAATGAAGATCTTGTAAAGGAGTCTGGAAAATTGACTTCTGAAACCACCTTTAAAATTGTAGAATGGCGTTTGAATAGACAAGGTATTCCTGTTTTTAAATTAAACAATCATCAGTTTATCGTTGCAGATAAGCGTTTAATCTATGATCAAAGTCAAGTTCAAACTCAAAATAGACAAGTATGGTTGGAACCGGGGTTTGTTATTTATAACAGTCCTTATGGTGCTAAAGAAATTTCTTCAACATCTCTTTCTCCCTATCAACTTGTAACGGTGGATAGAACTCTCTTTGCTGAGGGACAAGAATTTCTTCATATTAATCAAGTTGGGTGGGTATCAAAAGAGTTCGTCTCAGAAGAAGACAATCGCATCCAAAAGGTTCAAGAAGTTTTATCAAACAACTATCAGAATGAAAATTATTCTATTTATGTTAAACAGCTGAGTACAGGAAAAGAAGCTGGGGTGAATGAAGACAGCAAACTCTATGCAGCTAGCATCTTGAAACTAGCCTACCTTTATTATGCTCAAGATAAGATAAATAAAGGTGACTATACGCTGGACAGTAGCTTCAAGTATGTCTCAGAAGTGAATAATTTCCCTGGATCCTATAAACCAGAAGGTAGTGGTAGTTTACCTAAAACAGGAGACAACAAAGACTACAGCCTCCAACAATTAATTACCAAGGTAACAAAGGAGTCTGACAATGTTGCTCATAATATTTTAGGTTATTATGTGACCAATCAATCTGATGGGGTTTTTAAAGAAAAAATGTCCACCATTATGGGTGAAGATTGGGATGTGAATGATAAATTGACTTCTTCAAAAATGGCTGGAAAGGTCATGGAGGCTATTTATAATCAGAATGGTTTTGTTTTAGAGTCTCTAAGCAAGACGAATTTTGATAACCAACGAATTGCGAAAGGTGTTTCGGTTAAGGTAGCTCACAAAATCGGAGATGCTGACGAGTTTAAACACGATACTG
- a CDS encoding SP_0009 family protein, with protein sequence MENLLEVVEQFLSLSDEKLEELATKNHLLRLQEEREGKNA encoded by the coding sequence ATGGAAAATTTATTAGAAGTTGTTGAGCAGTTTTTAAGTTTATCAGATGAAAAATTAGAGGAATTAGCAACTAAAAATCATTTATTACGATTACAAGAAGAAAGGGAAGGGAAGAATGCGTAA